In Gossypium arboreum isolate Shixiya-1 chromosome 5, ASM2569848v2, whole genome shotgun sequence, a single genomic region encodes these proteins:
- the LOC108485386 gene encoding kinesin-like protein KIN-6 isoform X5, whose amino-acid sequence METNTTTPCSSSVTVRRNPRRKARDTPLFCTSRLPSQSTSSSDLPQISSFPFQDILSEKIQQNSPTIITATSPSPPQHSVLENLKVYLRIRPLVPLKGSTKNAGEQNEKWRQKNVWPQNLSKKNSVKEKKISKKKSNESCITVSEDFRSVTLLPPPPLQETKRIKSEVFEGFSYVFSAESTQSEVFEKMVNPLVEDFLGGKSGMLAALGPTGSGKTHTVFGSPREPGMVPLTLKRIFKSAQGCDSQSSRRFYLSIFEICAERGKAERICDLSSDKPDLSMQQSAIKGLLEVPIHDVAEAELLIARALLKRSTATTNANSQSSRSQCIINIRGGSEIADVETDEQSNSAVLSIVDLAGAEREKRTGNQGARLAESNFINNTSMVFGLCLRSLFEHQKNPKKALQKHFQNSLLTRYLRDYLEGKKRMTLILTVKSGEDDYIDASYLLRQASPYMKIKFTNTEPQPNLLCNKRQLQATSKAEQSKRMKLVKFDASMMERKIVGHENRLPDEGDLTSCSADFKCSTPIKLNSDDLKKERTHQIMQSFAKALWNVLKQYNEKLKVAESENQILRENHRNEKKRSIEMEKELKNLRSCCTCSKDNLMATTIVKVGENFESMVHSELQTSCGIDEEKLDLDSSDHVKSECSSSPRKFECTPGDDQRNKKCSGEKSNPSPSQKQDMCSEVLNQNIPSNLSGPECIDEEQEHEAMVRSLETDASSPSTCVPNDNYQSSQIHESSPGTGNIHEDLSELNNVVTERLDHKSCITVRNSSNESSTSVQPGCQLGENDEISDSLELLVSLKGVEPTQKQDHVDVPDSGIRPNISCNSSKKEKPKRRLLPKSSVLVREISTCDADEFDKPKGSGGGKNLAASGRQRTQGSISLLRLLKSNLHL is encoded by the exons ATGGAGACGAACACTACAACACCATGTTCTTCCTCCGTCACCGTCCGTCGAAACCCACGCCGTAAGGCCAGGGATACGCCCTTATTTTGTACATCTCGACTTCCCTCCCAGTCCACTTCCTCCTCTGATTTACCTCAAATTTCTTCTTTTCCATTTCAAGACATTCTTTCAGAAAAAATCCAGCAAAATTCTCCCACCATCATCACAGCTACCTCGCCTTCACCGCCACAACATTCAGTCCTAGAAAACCTCAAGGTGTATTTGAGAATCCGTCCTCTCGTGCCTCTGAAAGGCTCAACAAAAAATGCTGGAGAACAAAATGAAAAGTGGAGGCAGAAAAATGTATGGCCTCAAAATCTATCCAAGAAGAATAGTGTCAAAGAGAAGAAAATTTCAAAGAAGAAAAGTAATGAGAGTTGTATTACGGTGAGCGAGGATTTTCGCTCGGTTACTTTATTACCTCCTCCGCCGCTACAAGaaactaaaaggattaaatcggaGGTCTTCGAAGGGTTTTCTTACGTGTTTTCAGCTGAATCGACTCAG TCCGAAGTGTTCGAGAAGATGGTGAACCCGTTGGTTGAGGACTTCCTCGGCGGTAAAAGTGGAATGTTGGCTGCATTGGGACCAACGGGCTCCGGCAAGACTCATACAGTTTTCGGTAGTCCCAGGGAGCCTGGTATGGTTCCTCTGACACTCAAAAGGATTTTCAAGTCCGCTCAAGGGTGTGACTCCCAGTCCTCAAG GCGATTTTACTTATCGATTTTTGAAATATGTGCGGAGCGAGGCAAAGCCGAGAGGATATGTGATTTATCCTCAGATAAACCAGATCTTTCTATGCAGCAGTCAGCCATTAAAGGGCTTCTAGAg GTTCCAATTCATGATGTTGCGGAGGCAGAGCTGTTGATAGCTCGTGCTCTTCTGAAGCGTTCTACAGCTACAACAAATGCCAACAGCCAGTCAAG CCGTTCCCAGTGCATCATCAACATACGGGGAGGATCTGAAATAGCTGATGTAGAAACTGATGAGCAATCAAATTCTGCTGTTTTATCTATTGTTGATCTTGCAGGAGCTGAAAGAGAAAAGCGAACTGGAAATCAG GGGGCAAGATTGGCTGAAAGCAATTTTATCAATAATACATCGATGGTTTTTGGTTTGTGCCTAAGA TCTTTGTTTGAGCACCAGAAGAATCCCAAGAAGGCACTGCAGAAGCACTTCCAAAATTCTTTG CTGACGAGGTACCTGCGAGATTATTTGGAAGGCAAGAAGAGGATGACACTG ATTTTAACAGTAAAATCTGGGGAAGATGACTATATAGATGCATCATACTTACTAAGACAAGCTTCACCTTATATGAAAATCAA GTTCACTAACACTGAGCCACAGCCCAATCTGCTCTGTAACAAGAGACAATTACAAGCAACCTCTAAAGCGGAGCAGTCCAAGAGAATGAAACTTGTCAAATTTGATGCGTCAATG ATGGAAAGAAAGATTGTTGGACATGAAAACCGGCTTCCTGATGAAG GGGACCTGACAAGCTGCAGTGCAGACTTTAAATGTAGTACACCTATAAAATTGAATTCTGATGACTTGAAGAAGGAGAGAACTCATCAGATTATGCAAAGTTTTGCCAAAGCTTTATGGAATGTTTTGAAGCAATATAATGAAAAACTGAAG GTTGCAGAGAGTGAAAACCAGATTCTAAGAGAAAATCATAGGAATGAGAAGAAAAGATCTATTGAGATGGAGAAAGAGCTGAAGAATTTGAGATCCTGTTGTACTTGCTCTAAGGACAATTTAATGGCAACAACTATAGTAAAAGTAGGCGAGAATTTTGAGTCTATGGTGCATTCTGAACTACAGACATCTTGTGGTATTGATGAG GAAAAATTGGATTTGGATTCTTCCGACCACGTCAAATCTGAATGCAGTAGCAGTCCCAGAAAATTTGAATGTACTCCAGGAGACGACCAA AGAAATAAAAAGTGCTCAGGAGAAAAAAGCAACCCTTCTCCAAGTCAAAAGCAGGACATGTGTTCTGAG GTATTAAATCAGAATATCCCTTCAAACTTGAGTGGGCCTGAATGCATTGATGAAGAGCAAGAGCATGAAGCCATG GTAAGAAGTTTGGAAACGGATGCTAGTTCTCCAAGCACTTGTGTTCCAAATGATAACTATCAGAGCTCTCAG ATTCACGAAAGCTCTCCTGGGACTGGAAATATTCACGAGGATTTAAGTGAGCTAAATAATGTGGTTACTGAGCGTCTTGATCATAAGTCATGCATAACAG TCAGAAATTCAAGCAATGAAAGCAGTACATCTGTGCAGCCAGGTTGTCAGCTTGGTGAAAACGATGAGATTAGT GACTCACTGGAGCTGCTTGTATCACTTAAGGGTGTTGAACCAACTCAAAAGCAAGACCATGTTGATGTCCCCGATAGTGGAATAAGACCTAATATCTCCTGCAACTCTTCAAAGAAGGAGAAGCCAAAAAG GAGACTTTTGCCTAAATCATCAGTTCTAGTCAGAGAAATCAGCACCTGTGATGCTGATGAGTTTGACAAACCGAAG GGAAGTGGAGGTGGGAAGAATTTGGCTGCTTCCGGGAGGCAAAGGACTCAGGGCAGCATTTCTCTACTACGCTTACTAAAGAGTAATCTTCATCTCTAG